The Skermanella pratensis genome has a window encoding:
- a CDS encoding SMP-30/gluconolactonase/LRE family protein produces MDRAFEIIDERFKRYALGNVFVERLHTGMRWAEGPVWFGDAGQLLWSDIPNNRIMRWVEGGGVSVFRSPSNFSNGNTRDRQGRLVTCEHGARRVTRTEHDGTVTVLADSYQGRRLNSPNDVVVKSDGSVWFTDPPYGILTDYEGHRSEMEQDGCHVYRIDPETGQVTVAADDFDKPNGIAFSPDEHILYVADTGASHSKDGPHHIRAFTVSQSGSLSGGEVFATISPGLADGFRLDTDGNVWTSAGDGVHCYSPNGDLIGKVLVPEVVSNLAFGGPKRNRLFITATTSLYGVYVGANGAGPF; encoded by the coding sequence ATGGATCGGGCTTTTGAAATCATCGACGAGCGCTTCAAGCGCTACGCGCTCGGCAACGTCTTCGTCGAGCGCCTGCACACCGGGATGCGCTGGGCGGAGGGGCCGGTCTGGTTCGGCGACGCCGGACAGCTTCTATGGAGCGACATCCCCAACAACCGAATCATGCGGTGGGTCGAAGGCGGCGGAGTCAGCGTCTTCCGCAGCCCGTCCAACTTCTCCAACGGCAACACCCGCGACCGGCAGGGGCGGCTGGTCACCTGCGAGCACGGCGCGCGGCGGGTCACCCGGACCGAGCACGACGGCACGGTCACCGTGCTGGCCGACAGCTACCAGGGTCGCCGGCTGAACTCGCCCAACGACGTGGTGGTGAAGTCGGACGGCTCGGTCTGGTTCACCGACCCGCCCTACGGCATCCTGACCGACTACGAGGGCCACCGGTCCGAGATGGAGCAGGACGGCTGCCACGTCTACCGGATCGATCCGGAAACGGGGCAGGTGACGGTGGCGGCGGACGATTTCGACAAGCCGAACGGCATCGCCTTCTCCCCCGACGAGCACATCCTCTACGTCGCCGACACGGGCGCCTCGCACAGCAAGGACGGCCCGCACCATATCCGGGCCTTCACCGTGTCGCAGTCCGGCAGCCTGTCCGGCGGGGAGGTGTTCGCCACCATCTCGCCCGGGCTGGCCGACGGCTTCCGCTTGGACACGGACGGCAATGTCTGGACCAGCGCCGGCGACGGAGTCCATTGCTACTCGCCCAACGGCGACCTGATCGGCAAGGTACTGGTCCCGGAGGTGGTCTCCAACCTGGCGTTCGGCGGGCCGAAGCGGAACCGGCTCTTCATCACCGCCACGACGTCGCTCTACGGCGTCTATGTCGGCGCGAACGGCGCCGGGCCGTTCTAA
- a CDS encoding C-terminal binding protein, whose product MRILIPDAQFLDDAGIERAAAGPGVTFDVHRAVRETDVPEVSWRACDAVICYHVIQYRGPCLDWLERCRVMVRAGVGFDNIDIDAAAGRGIPVCNVPDYGTTDVADHAIAMMMTLTRGVAAYDAQLRADPVGAWRFDTPPLVRRMRGQTFGIVGLGRIGTAAALRARAFGMDVLFYDPALPTGAELSFGFGRTRSLADLMARSDIVSLHCPLTGETRGMIGAEALAASRPGQILVNTARGPVVDLDALFQALKEGRLAGAALDVLPVEPAEPDHPLIRAWMAQEPWIADRLLISPHAAFYSPSSIVDLRRKSAETALAALAGEPINCVNDVVPRRA is encoded by the coding sequence ATGCGTATCCTCATTCCAGACGCGCAGTTCCTCGACGACGCCGGGATCGAGCGGGCCGCCGCCGGCCCGGGGGTCACGTTCGACGTCCATCGCGCCGTGCGGGAGACCGACGTGCCGGAGGTGAGCTGGCGCGCCTGCGACGCCGTGATCTGCTACCATGTCATCCAGTACCGCGGTCCCTGCCTGGACTGGCTGGAGCGCTGCCGGGTGATGGTGCGGGCCGGCGTCGGTTTCGACAACATCGACATCGATGCCGCCGCCGGGCGCGGCATTCCGGTATGCAACGTGCCGGACTACGGCACCACCGATGTCGCCGACCACGCCATCGCCATGATGATGACCCTGACCCGCGGGGTGGCCGCCTACGACGCCCAGCTTCGCGCCGACCCGGTGGGGGCCTGGCGGTTCGACACGCCACCCCTGGTCCGCCGCATGCGCGGCCAGACCTTCGGAATCGTCGGGCTGGGGCGGATCGGGACGGCGGCGGCGCTGCGCGCCCGTGCCTTTGGCATGGACGTGCTGTTCTACGACCCCGCGCTGCCGACCGGCGCCGAACTGTCCTTCGGCTTCGGCCGTACCCGGTCCCTGGCCGACCTGATGGCGAGGTCGGACATCGTCAGCCTGCACTGCCCCCTGACCGGGGAGACGCGCGGCATGATCGGGGCCGAGGCGCTGGCGGCCTCCCGGCCCGGACAGATCCTGGTCAACACGGCGCGAGGTCCGGTGGTCGATCTGGACGCCCTGTTCCAAGCGCTGAAGGAGGGCAGGCTGGCCGGGGCCGCGCTCGACGTGCTGCCGGTCGAGCCGGCGGAACCGGACCATCCGCTGATACGGGCCTGGATGGCGCAGGAACCCTGGATCGCCGACCGCCTGCTGATCAGCCCCCATGCCGCCTTCTACAGCCCGTCGAGCATCGTCGACCTGCGCCGCAAGTCGGCCGAGACCGCCCTGGCGGCCCTGGCGGGGGAACCGATCAACTGCGTCAACGATGTGGTGCCGCGGCGCGCCTGA
- a CDS encoding DnaJ C-terminal domain-containing protein, with protein sequence MRDPYQVLGLTKSASAEEIKQAYRRLAKQFHPDLNPGRPDIEQRFKDVSGAYNLLSDAEKRAKFDRGEIDANGNERPLHRAYAGGGRGGADFGGFDADDIFSDLFGAGRRRGGAGHGGFKSRGTDIAYSVTVPFTEAALGTKRRINLSTGKSIDVAIPPGTEDQQKLRLKGQGMSGIGGGPAGDAIVEVHVETHPFFVRKDGDIHLELPISLPEAVLGATIKVPTLDGQVAVKVPRGSNTGGTLRLKGKGIVDPKTGVAGDQYVKLKVVLPEPPDAELTGFLERWSKDRSYDVRKKLGLG encoded by the coding sequence ATGCGCGACCCTTATCAGGTTCTGGGATTGACCAAGTCGGCCTCCGCCGAAGAGATCAAGCAGGCTTACCGGCGCCTCGCCAAGCAGTTCCATCCCGATCTCAACCCCGGCAGGCCCGACATCGAACAGCGCTTCAAGGATGTTTCCGGCGCTTACAACCTGCTGTCGGACGCGGAGAAGCGCGCCAAGTTCGACCGCGGCGAGATCGATGCCAACGGCAACGAGCGCCCGCTGCACCGCGCCTATGCCGGCGGCGGACGCGGCGGTGCCGACTTCGGCGGGTTCGACGCCGACGACATCTTCTCGGACCTGTTCGGCGCCGGACGCCGGCGGGGCGGCGCTGGCCATGGCGGCTTCAAGTCGCGCGGCACGGACATCGCCTATTCGGTCACCGTCCCCTTCACGGAAGCGGCCCTGGGCACCAAGCGCCGGATCAACCTGTCGACCGGCAAGAGCATCGACGTGGCGATCCCGCCGGGAACCGAAGACCAGCAGAAGCTGCGCCTGAAGGGCCAGGGGATGAGCGGGATCGGCGGCGGCCCGGCCGGAGACGCGATCGTCGAGGTCCATGTCGAGACGCACCCGTTCTTCGTGCGCAAGGACGGCGACATTCATCTGGAACTGCCCATCAGCCTGCCCGAGGCCGTGCTGGGCGCAACCATCAAGGTGCCGACCTTGGACGGACAGGTCGCCGTCAAGGTTCCGCGCGGTTCCAACACCGGCGGGACGCTGCGGCTGAAGGGCAAGGGGATCGTCGATCCGAAGACCGGGGTGGCCGGCGACCAGTACGTGAAGCTGAAGGTCGTCCTGCCCGAACCGCCGGACGCCGAGTTGACCGGTTTCCTGGAGCGCTGGTCGAAGGACCGCAGCTACGACGTCCGCAAGAAGCTCGGCCTGGGCTGA
- a CDS encoding RT0821/Lpp0805 family surface protein, with protein MLKRVAPALIALALVSGCTTNGLGPKQGIGTLGGAAAGGLLGSTIGGGSGKLVAVGAGTLLGAFLGSEIGSSLDRADQVYAGRAVQQAYEAPIGEEIVWSNPKSGNSGVIVPTREGRQPGTNAYCREYQQTVTVGGRTQQAFGQACQQPDGTWKIVS; from the coding sequence ATGCTGAAGAGAGTGGCTCCCGCGCTGATCGCGCTCGCACTGGTTTCGGGCTGCACGACGAACGGACTGGGTCCCAAGCAGGGCATCGGGACGCTGGGCGGCGCCGCGGCCGGCGGCCTGCTCGGCTCGACCATCGGAGGCGGCTCGGGCAAGCTGGTCGCGGTCGGCGCCGGCACCCTGCTGGGCGCCTTCCTCGGCAGCGAGATCGGCTCGTCCCTCGACCGGGCCGACCAGGTTTACGCCGGGCGGGCGGTTCAGCAGGCTTACGAAGCCCCGATCGGGGAAGAGATCGTCTGGAGCAATCCCAAGAGCGGCAACTCCGGCGTCATCGTGCCGACCCGAGAGGGCCGCCAGCCCGGCACCAACGCCTATTGCCGAGAATACCAGCAAACGGTTACTGTCGGGGGCAGAACCCAACAGGCCTTTGGTCAGGCTTGCCAGCAACCGGACGGCACCTGGAAGATCGTGAGCTGA
- the pdxH gene encoding pyridoxamine 5'-phosphate oxidase produces the protein MIEFKANDPYGLFRTWMAEAEKSEPEDPNAMALATADASGVPSVRMVLLKGLDPRGFVFYTNLESRKGVQLAANPNAALCFHWKSLRRSVRVEGPVEQVSDAEADEYYHSRPRGSQIGAWASRQSRPLEGRWELEKRVAEFTARHAVGTIPRPEFWSGFRVVPKRIEFWADRPFRLHDRVVFHQVQGGSDGAADAAPGWTTERLFP, from the coding sequence ATGATCGAATTTAAGGCTAATGATCCCTACGGGCTGTTCCGGACCTGGATGGCCGAGGCCGAGAAGTCCGAGCCCGAGGACCCCAACGCCATGGCGCTGGCGACCGCCGATGCCTCCGGCGTTCCGTCGGTCCGCATGGTCCTGCTCAAGGGACTGGACCCGCGCGGGTTCGTCTTCTACACCAACCTGGAGAGCCGGAAGGGCGTCCAGCTCGCGGCCAATCCCAACGCCGCCCTCTGCTTCCACTGGAAGTCCCTGAGGCGTTCGGTCCGGGTTGAGGGGCCGGTCGAGCAAGTCTCCGACGCGGAGGCTGACGAATATTACCACAGCCGCCCCCGGGGCAGTCAGATCGGCGCCTGGGCGTCCCGGCAGTCACGCCCGCTCGAAGGCCGGTGGGAGCTGGAAAAGCGGGTGGCCGAGTTCACCGCGCGGCACGCCGTCGGCACGATCCCGCGTCCGGAATTCTGGTCCGGGTTCCGCGTGGTGCCCAAGCGCATCGAGTTCTGGGCGGACCGCCCGTTCCGCCTCCACGACCGGGTGGTCTTCCACCAGGTGCAAGGGGGTTCCGACGGTGCGGCGGATGCGGCACCGGGGTGGACAACGGAACGCCTGTTTCCCTAA
- a CDS encoding cation diffusion facilitator family transporter, with amino-acid sequence MAETIDDDPERDDDGSLRRAATYASVGVALTLIAAKLAAYLYTGSVSILSSLIDSSSDLLASIVTLLGVRVALRPPDRSHRYGHGKAEPLAALAQAAFVTGSAVFLTYEAINRLINPVPLQESSAGIAVMVFSIVLTVGLVAFQRRVIRRTGSMAIGADSLHYSGDLFMNLAVIAALVLTDMTGIPILDPIFALGIAAFLVVGALHIARGSLDTLMDRELPHGDRKRIREIVMAHPATRGMHDLRTRNAGIRLFIELHLELDSELTLAQAHDITDEVERRLTEAFPQAEVIVHQEPFGLSDDRLDTRIAEAGRLRRGL; translated from the coding sequence ATGGCGGAGACCATCGACGACGATCCGGAGCGGGATGACGACGGCAGCCTGCGCCGGGCCGCGACCTATGCCAGCGTCGGCGTGGCGCTGACGCTGATCGCGGCGAAGCTGGCGGCCTATCTCTACACCGGGTCGGTCAGCATCCTGTCCTCGCTTATCGACAGCTCTTCCGACCTGCTGGCCTCCATCGTCACGCTGCTGGGGGTCAGGGTCGCCCTGCGACCGCCCGACCGGTCCCACCGTTACGGGCACGGCAAGGCGGAGCCGCTGGCGGCCCTGGCCCAGGCAGCCTTCGTCACCGGTTCCGCCGTCTTCCTCACCTACGAGGCGATCAACCGGCTGATCAACCCGGTCCCGCTCCAGGAAAGCTCCGCCGGCATCGCCGTGATGGTCTTCTCGATCGTGCTGACCGTCGGGCTGGTGGCGTTCCAGCGCCGGGTGATCCGGCGGACCGGCTCAATGGCGATCGGGGCGGACAGTCTCCATTACAGCGGCGACCTGTTCATGAACCTGGCGGTCATCGCGGCCCTGGTCCTGACCGACATGACCGGCATCCCGATCCTGGACCCGATCTTCGCGCTGGGCATCGCCGCCTTCCTGGTCGTCGGGGCGCTCCACATCGCCAGGGGGTCGCTGGACACGCTGATGGACCGCGAGCTTCCCCACGGCGACCGCAAGCGCATCCGCGAGATCGTCATGGCCCACCCGGCGACGCGCGGCATGCACGACCTGCGCACCCGCAACGCCGGCATCAGGCTGTTCATCGAACTCCATCTCGAACTGGACAGCGAGCTGACGCTGGCCCAGGCGCACGACATCACCGACGAGGTGGAGCGCCGGTTGACCGAAGCCTTCCCCCAGGCCGAGGTGATCGTCCACCAGGAGCCCTTCGGCCTGTCCGACGACCGTCTCGACACCCGCATCGCCGAGGCCGGGCGGCTGCGCCGCGGGCTGTGA
- a CDS encoding methyl-accepting chemotaxis protein yields the protein MMNEKSLLIGAVAQEAGTLGIEIADIAGSVEDISSRMTKKAAVFVDLRDAAAGMSESSARIQSAAKATRSVARDALSEVEGSRARLRESLEDIGALVEGVTGMERQLGGLREALIRIGKVAQEINAIAKQTNLLALNATIEAARAGEAGRGFAVVAGEVKALASKTGEATADIDATLRFLNEQARLLLAESSESMEKAKAVGTGTKAFGSMIDTVGSAMVQVDRETTRIDDAATGIRESSRRVEEQIAEMAGDVELSSGDLNATRDRVIRLLGVSERLIGITAELDVETVDTPFIRHARNAASRIAALFEDAVRSNRMNADALFDEAYQPIPGTNPQQVRTRFTDFTDAVLPAIQEAMLTADPRIVFCVTVDRNGYLPTHNAKFSKPHGADVAWNTANGRNRRMFNDRVGLAAGRNTRPFLLQTYRRDMGGGQYCLMKDVSAPITVLGRHWGGLRLAYMV from the coding sequence ATGATGAACGAAAAGTCCCTCCTGATCGGCGCGGTGGCGCAGGAAGCGGGAACGCTCGGCATCGAGATCGCGGATATCGCCGGCAGCGTGGAGGACATCAGCTCGCGCATGACCAAGAAGGCCGCGGTCTTCGTGGATCTGCGCGACGCCGCGGCCGGCATGTCGGAAAGCAGCGCCCGCATCCAGTCCGCGGCCAAGGCCACCCGCTCGGTCGCCCGGGACGCCCTTTCCGAGGTCGAGGGATCGCGCGCCCGGCTGCGGGAATCCCTGGAAGACATCGGCGCGCTGGTCGAGGGCGTCACAGGCATGGAGCGCCAGCTCGGCGGGCTGCGCGAGGCCCTGATCCGGATCGGCAAGGTGGCGCAGGAGATCAACGCGATCGCCAAGCAGACCAACCTGCTGGCGCTGAACGCGACGATCGAGGCCGCGCGCGCCGGAGAGGCCGGCCGGGGGTTCGCCGTGGTGGCCGGAGAGGTCAAGGCGCTCGCCTCCAAGACGGGCGAGGCCACCGCCGACATCGACGCCACCCTGCGCTTCCTCAACGAGCAGGCCCGCCTGCTGCTCGCCGAGAGCTCCGAGAGCATGGAGAAGGCGAAGGCCGTGGGAACGGGCACCAAGGCGTTCGGCTCCATGATCGACACCGTAGGCTCCGCGATGGTCCAGGTCGACCGCGAGACCACCCGGATCGACGACGCCGCCACGGGCATCCGCGAAAGCTCCCGCCGGGTCGAGGAACAGATCGCCGAAATGGCGGGCGACGTGGAGCTGTCGAGCGGCGACCTGAACGCGACCCGCGACCGGGTGATCCGCCTGCTGGGCGTGAGCGAGCGTCTGATCGGCATCACCGCCGAGCTGGACGTGGAGACGGTCGACACCCCCTTCATCCGTCACGCCCGGAATGCCGCGTCCCGCATTGCCGCGCTGTTCGAGGATGCGGTCCGGTCCAACCGGATGAACGCCGACGCCCTGTTCGACGAGGCCTACCAGCCGATCCCGGGGACCAACCCCCAGCAGGTCCGCACCCGCTTCACGGACTTCACCGATGCGGTCCTGCCCGCCATCCAGGAGGCGATGCTGACCGCCGATCCCCGCATCGTGTTCTGCGTCACGGTCGATCGCAACGGCTACCTGCCGACCCACAATGCCAAGTTCTCCAAGCCGCACGGCGCCGACGTCGCCTGGAACACCGCCAACGGCCGCAACCGGCGCATGTTCAACGACCGCGTCGGCCTCGCCGCCGGCCGCAATACGCGGCCCTTCCTGCTCCAGACCTACCGCCGCGACATGGGCGGCGGGCAGTACTGCCTGATGAAGGACGTCTCCGCCCCGATCACCGTGCTGGGCCGGCACTGGGGCGGCCTGCGCTTGGCCTACATGGTCTGA
- a CDS encoding XRE family transcriptional regulator, with amino-acid sequence MQQIRESLHRWLRSVMEERDWTAATWAKRADVTATNLTRFLKDPEGASLPSAETIGRLAFAAGSEPRFLSSNQPSTSSCRVPVLSHEQIRSVMDLPRAGAAEYLADALRRGSPCVLMDRPTSPRAFGLQINSLHMNAGGLLPQDQIVIEPVDHVPPRKGDMVITIDGTSLCAYRYYHPQLVPISTDPHCCPMVIDGAEMVGVAILVVRPLRVELMS; translated from the coding sequence ATGCAGCAGATCAGGGAGTCGCTCCATCGCTGGCTTCGGTCCGTGATGGAGGAGCGGGACTGGACGGCAGCCACCTGGGCCAAGCGTGCCGACGTCACCGCGACCAACCTGACCCGCTTCCTCAAGGACCCCGAGGGCGCCAGCCTGCCCAGCGCGGAGACCATCGGTCGGCTCGCCTTCGCCGCCGGTTCGGAACCGCGCTTCCTGTCCAGCAACCAGCCCTCGACCTCGTCCTGCCGGGTCCCCGTGCTCAGCCACGAGCAGATCCGCTCTGTCATGGACCTGCCCCGCGCCGGGGCGGCGGAATACCTGGCCGATGCCCTGCGCCGCGGCTCCCCGTGCGTCCTGATGGACCGGCCGACCTCGCCCCGCGCCTTCGGGCTCCAGATCAACTCGCTGCACATGAACGCGGGCGGCCTGCTGCCCCAGGATCAGATCGTGATCGAGCCGGTCGACCATGTCCCTCCCCGGAAAGGCGACATGGTGATCACGATCGACGGCACCTCGCTGTGCGCCTACCGATACTACCATCCGCAACTCGTCCCGATCAGCACCGACCCCCATTGCTGCCCGATGGTCATCGACGGCGCCGAGATGGTCGGCGTCGCGATCCTGGTGGTGCGCCCGCTGAGGGTCGAGCTGATGAGCTGA
- a CDS encoding YqaJ viral recombinase family protein encodes MALSKDQVEFRARRLGSSDAVRVMAGHWMELWREKTGRAASPRLDFVPVVQIGIATEPLHARFYTYRTGIGAYPAGHRTHVHPDHDHIVANLDFLTWGAPPADPTAAPDTILEAKFHSGFKTDEDLAEQYYWQMQHQMMVSGLARCVLSVLRPTGYSFLTVERNEADAALLLETIQAFWWHVENDLEPADPLPVEAPEFDDMGVLDMSMHNRFVAVGDVLVSNHDGVQAYRAAEVELKAMMPERAKVAYVPSAADARGIVISRSRDGRLSIRIGELPRKYRARARTWLPDHAPDLMPDLMND; translated from the coding sequence ATGGCTTTGTCCAAGGATCAGGTAGAATTCCGGGCCCGCCGCCTGGGCTCCAGCGACGCGGTCCGCGTGATGGCGGGCCACTGGATGGAGTTGTGGCGCGAGAAGACCGGCCGGGCCGCCTCGCCGCGGCTGGACTTCGTTCCCGTCGTCCAGATCGGCATCGCGACCGAGCCGCTGCACGCCCGCTTCTACACCTACCGCACCGGGATCGGAGCCTATCCTGCCGGCCACCGCACCCATGTGCATCCCGACCACGACCATATCGTCGCCAACCTAGACTTCCTGACCTGGGGCGCTCCGCCGGCCGATCCGACAGCCGCCCCGGACACCATCCTGGAAGCCAAGTTCCACTCCGGTTTCAAGACGGACGAGGATCTGGCGGAACAGTATTACTGGCAGATGCAGCACCAGATGATGGTGTCCGGCCTGGCCCGCTGCGTCCTCTCCGTTCTCCGCCCGACCGGCTATTCCTTCCTGACGGTCGAGCGGAACGAGGCCGACGCCGCCCTGCTGCTAGAGACGATCCAGGCCTTCTGGTGGCACGTCGAGAACGACCTGGAACCGGCCGATCCGCTACCGGTGGAAGCGCCTGAATTCGACGACATGGGCGTGCTCGACATGTCCATGCACAACCGGTTCGTCGCGGTGGGCGACGTCCTGGTCAGCAACCACGACGGCGTCCAGGCCTACCGCGCCGCCGAGGTCGAACTGAAGGCCATGATGCCCGAGCGGGCGAAGGTCGCCTACGTTCCGTCCGCCGCCGACGCCCGCGGTATCGTGATCAGCCGCTCGCGCGACGGCAGGCTGTCGATCCGCATCGGCGAGCTGCCGCGGAAATACCGGGCCCGGGCGCGGACATGGCTGCCGGACCACGCGCCCGACCTGATGCCCGACCTGATGAACGATTGA
- the ssb gene encoding single-stranded DNA-binding protein, which yields MYQRFIAVGRLGRDPEITTTAGGARMASFSLATSETAKGEERAEWHRCVVWDEKLVDVIARRARRGTLVALEGQVRTRRWNSKEGREIHTTEVVLDRFTSRFQILSGAKPQDDVVEANQPVFDKRFAFDELPF from the coding sequence ATGTACCAACGTTTCATCGCCGTCGGCCGCCTGGGCCGCGATCCCGAGATCACCACGACGGCCGGCGGCGCCCGCATGGCGAGCTTCAGCCTGGCCACCAGCGAAACCGCCAAGGGCGAGGAGCGGGCGGAATGGCACCGCTGCGTCGTCTGGGACGAGAAGCTGGTCGACGTGATCGCCAGGCGTGCCCGCAGGGGAACCCTGGTGGCCCTTGAAGGTCAGGTCCGGACCCGCCGCTGGAACAGCAAGGAGGGTCGCGAGATCCATACGACCGAGGTCGTGCTGGACCGCTTCACCAGCCGCTTCCAGATCCTGTCCGGCGCCAAGCCGCAGGACGACGTGGTCGAAGCCAACCAGCCGGTCTTCGACAAGAGATTCGCCTTCGATGAGCTGCCCTTTTGA